GACGTGTTTTCATTCCTTTATCTTCAAGAGCGCCCTGTAATGCCATTCCGTTAATTACAGTTGCAAGCATTCCCATATAATCACCCTGAACTCTGTCCATTCCGGCACTTGCACCAGCAACGCCTCTAAATATATTTCCTCCTCCAATTACAATGGCAATTTCTACTCCTTTACTGTGAATTTGCTTAATTTCATCTGCATATTCGGCTAATCTCTTTGGGTCAATACCATATTGTAAATCACCCATTAGGGCTTCGCCACTAAGTTTTAGAAGAATTCTTTTATATTTCATGTGTGTGTTGCGTTAATTTGTGCAAATATAGACATATTCTGATTTTTTAAAATAGTGTTTACGAAAAATTAATTTGACATTGAAATTAATTTTCGACAGAATTTTAGCAGGTTTTCATTCAAATGTGATAAAAGTCATAATCACGTCATCTAAAAATGATTAAATTTGATAGTACCAAAAAGTAACAAATATGAAAAGCATCGTAGCCAAAGCATTGTTTAATAGTCATTCTTATACTGAATATAGAAAATTAGTAACCGATTTATTGTTAGAAGGAAAATCTACCGGAAATGAACAATCGGAAAGCCTGACAAATTATTCGAAATTAAACGAAACCCGAATGAATCGTTTAGAAAAAACGATAACCATTTCTGAAACTGTAATTTCAAAACTTCAAAATTTAGACAATCATTATATTTGGCTGGTTATTTCTGAAGGCTGGTGCGGAGATGCTGCGCAAATTCTTCCAATTTTAAATAAAATGGCTTTGGCTTCTGATAAAAAAGTTGATCTTCGAATTGTACTTCGTGATGAAAATGAGGAGTTAATGAGTCATTATCTGACTAATGGCGGAAGAGCAATTCCAAAAGTAATTGTAATTTGTAAAGAAGCCGGAATCGTGCGGGCAGATTGGGGACCAAGACCTAAAGGTGCAACCGAATTAATGGAAAAGCATAAAAGAGAAATTGGTCCTATCGATGAAAAAATCAAAACCGATTTGCAATTATGGTATCTTGCTGATAAAGGAATTTCGGTTCAGGAAGAGTTAGTTGAGATAATGGAAAATATTCAATACAACAGATTATAGTGCCATTTTTGTACTAAATGTCTGAAATGAGTTGTTGATAACGTGTTGATAATTAGTAAAATGATGTCTTAAAAAATAGGGCTAAAATTTTTTGCTATAACAAAATTTTGTATCTTAGTAAAAGAATCCCACTTCTATTATTAACTTTCTGATTTACTCTTTTTATTGGTGTCTATTTAATGTTTAACAATTAAAAAATACACTATTATGAAAAAGTTATTCGAAAGATTCTATGATTTCTTTTCTACATTTTTATTTGGAGGGAAAAATGTGCCTCACTACTAACTCAGGATAAGTATGGAATAATTCTACTTTGATTTACGAGCCAGGCACATTACTTTCATTTGTAATGTGCTTTTTTTTATTTTAAACTTTCTTCAAATAAAGTAATATCAATTGCATTTTTAACATCATATTCGCCAATCTTAGTTCGGCGTAAAACGGTTAAATGTGAGCCGGTATTCATTGCTTTTCCAAAATCAAAAGCAAGGGAACGAATGTATGTTCCTTTAGAACAAACTACTCTAAAATCGACCTCAGGTAATGCTATTCGGGTAATTTCAAATTCGTGAATGGTTGTTTTTCTGCTTGCAATTTCTACAGTTTCTCCTGCACGGGCATGCTCATACAAACGAACACCATCTTTTTTGATTGCAGAGAAAATAGGTGGTTTTTGATCGATTTCGCCTAAAAATTGTTTCACAGTTTCGTGAATCAGAGCTTCGTTGATATGTTCTGTTGGGAATGTTTGATCGATTTCGGTTTCCAGATCATACGATGGAGTAGTAGCTCCAATATAAAATGTTCCGGTATATTCTTTTGCCTGTCCCTGAAGTTCAGAAATTCTTTTAGTAAATTTCCCTGTGCAGATTAATAATAGACCAGTTGCTAAAGGATCTAAAGTTCCTGCATGACCAATTTTGAACTTTTTTGGAAGCCCAACTTTATTAATTAAAAGGTATTTTAATTTATTGACAGCCTGAAACGAACTCCATTTTAAAGGTTTGTCAATCAGTAAAACTTGTCCGTTTAAATATTCTTCGGGAGTCATTATATAATGGTAAGCGGGTGAATGAAAAAGTGGATCAACAATAAGATGATTCCGGCAAGAATTCGGTAATAGCCAAAAACTTTAAAACCATTTTTAGTTAAAAAGCCAATAAAAGTTTTGATAGCCAAAAGTGCTACAATAAAAGCTACTATATTTCCAATAATTAATATATTAACTTGATCGTGAGATAGCTCAAATCCTGCTTTATAATAATCATAACATTTTTTTACGGTAGCGCCAAGCATAGTTGGAACTGCAAGAAAAAATGAGAACTCTGCGGCGGTTGTTCTTGATAGTTTTTGAGACATTCCTCCCACAATACTTGCCCCGCTTCGTGAAACTCCGGGAATCATGGCGATACATTGAAATAAACCAATTTTAAAAGCTTGTAAATAGGTGATTTCCTGAGAGTTTTCGGTTGTATTTGGATTGTTGAACCATTCATCAACTTTTAATAAAATCAAACCTCCAATTAAAAGTGAAACAGCAACAGTAACTGGGTTTTCTAATAAACCATCGATAAAATCGCTCAATAATAATCCTAAAACTACAGCTGGAATAAAGGCAACTAGAAGTTTAAAGTAAAAATCAAGCGTTTGAAAGAAACGTTTAAAATATAAAACAACAACCGAAAGTATCGCACCAAGCTGAATAACAATGGTGAAAAGTTTGGTAAAATCTTCGTGCGCAATTCCGAAGAATGAAGAGGCAATGATCATGTGTCCAGTTGAAGAAACAGGTAAAAATTCTGTGATTCCTTCAATAATGGCAAGAACGATAGCTTGTAATGTATTCATTAAATTTAGATTGTTAGATTATTAGACTTCTTAGATGTCAGACTTTTTAAAGCGATTAATCTAATAATCTAAAGATCTAAGTTGTCTAAGCAGTCTAAAGAATTTACTTAGATTTTTTAAAAATAGAATAAATCGTAATTCCAAAACCAATTAAAACAGTGGTAGGAGCTAAACGAATACGTCTAAAACTAAAAACATCTTCATTAAATACATTTGGATCATTACTTCCTCCGCCAGACATTAAAATAAATCCTAATGCAATAACAACAATACCAATCAATAAGATTTTGTAATTGATGCTGTCAAAAAGAAATTCGTGTTTGTCTTGTAGTTCGTTATTATTTTTCATTGTTATTTTTTTATCTTCCTGATAAAGATCAAGTGTTGTTTTTATTTGTGTGCCTGAGCGAAGTCAAAGCTTTTTAGTCTAAAATCAGCAATCTGAAATTAATACAAATCGTCTGTTCTTAAATTAAGGAAACGTTGTGTTGCAAAATGTGTGCTTACCCAGGTAATTAAAACTCCTAATGCAAAAACAGCTAATAAAACCAATCCAATCAAGACTTTGTCTTCCAGGATTCCTAAGCCAGGGAAATTAGTTTCTACATAAAGTAAAAGTGCAATTAATGCAATAATTGCTAATACGGCACCTAACATTCCAAGTTTTATACTACGAGTAACAAAAGGTTTACGAATAAACGATTTTGTAGCACCAACCATTTGCATGGTTTTGATGATAAAACGATTGGAGTGAATTGATAAACGTAGTGAACTATTAATTAATAAAACTGCAATTACAGCCAGAAAACCACTGATGATTAAAATCCACATACTTACTTTTTTGATGTTGTCGTTTACCAGATTTACCAATTGTTTGTCATAAACAATATCTTCAATCATAGTATTCTGACGTAAGTTGCTTTCAATTTTAGAAATACTGTCTCTTTCAACATAATCAGCCTTTAAGTGTATGTCGTACGAATTCAGTAATGGGTTTTCACCAAGAAAAGTCAGGAAATCTTCACCAATGATATCAGTGTGTTCTTTTGCTGCTCTTTCTTTAGAAACATAAACATAAGATTTTGCAAAAGGCGCCCTTTTTAATTCGGTATTAAACGCTTTGATAACACTATCATTAGCCTCATTTTTAAAGAAAACCGTCATTGCGATTTTTTCTTTAAAATCGTTAGCTAGTTTTTTAGAATTAATAATGAATAATCCTAGTACTCCCAATAGGAATAAAACCAGGAAAACACTTAATACTACCGAAAAATAAGAGGAAATTAACCTGCGCTTTTGAAATTTATCAAAGTTAGAACTCATAGTCTGCTTAAATTATGTGGTAAAAATAATAAAGAATTTCTTTATTTAAAGTTATTAACGAACTTTTATAGCATAAAAGTACAATTCCGTATTGAATATAAGATTTTTTTAAGCGTAAAGTATGTAAGGTTTTAAATAAAGTACATCGAGTAAAAAAAATTGCCACAGATTAAAGGATTAAGATGATTTTAAATCGGTGCAAATCCTTTAATTTGTGGCAAAAAACACAAAACTTTGCGTTTTGTACGTTTTGTATTTTAAATATAGCCCATGGTTTCAACCAAGGGTACACAATCATTGTCATACATTATCGCAATCCATATTCCTGTAATTCAATCGTAGGATGCAAAATATATTAATACGTTTCCCGTGGTTGAAACCACGGGCTATGCTCAACAAGAAAATAAAACTATATTGTAAGTTTTAAAATAGATTGAAGAAAAACTTTGCGACTCTGCGACTTTGCGAGCAAAATAAAAGCTGCAAAGACTTTGAATCTTTGCAGCTTTGTTCCTTTGAACCTTAAAAGTTATTTCACCTTATAAACTTCAATACTTTTTAACCAATAAACATGTCTTGGCCCGGTTCTGATATCATTTTTACAAATGGCAATCATTTCGCCATTTTTTAAGGGTACTCCATTTTCTTCAAATAAAACATACGCATTATCTCCTGTTGGATTATTGAAAATTTCTGCCCACGAGAAAGTCGCTTTATAACCATCTGAAGCTCTTTCTACGATATAAAAATTTCTATCTTTATGATCTTCTTGCCTGATTTTAGCTTTTTCCAGAATATCTTTCAAAAGAACAGCTTTGCAAGTTCTGATTTCTCTTTTGATTTCTCCATTTTTACCGGTGATTTTCAGGTTATCGATAGTAATTACTTTCATTTTTTTGAGCGAATCGACTGTTAGTTGCAACGGAAATTCGACCTCACCTTTTACTTCGATTTGGTGATTGACTAATTTTAGACTATCGTTGCCTGAAAGAGTTTCATGTTGATGTTTTTCTGTTTTTGATGTCTTTTCTTTCGGGACAATTTCTTCTTTGTCTTTCTTAGAAGAGTTGCACATTGTAGATGAAAATGCAATCAATAAAATGAGGATGTAATTTTGTGTTTTCATATAAAGAGAATTAAAGAGATTTTTTAATTGTCGATTAAATTTTACCGGTTTCCCAAACCAGCGAAAAATAATACAATCCGCCAATTGATGTTCCCCTCAGGATTGAAATATCAAGGGTTGTTTAAAATATTTGTTCCTCTTAGTTTGGCCGAAGTTCCTTTTTTTGAAACGCTAATTTACCTGAGTATTCATTGAGTAACAAGCAGGAACAGTTCCGCTGACAAAGAAAGAAACATAATCAAAGTTATTTTGATAACGAGTTGTAACACTGGTGTCAATGTTTTTCTAATTCCCGGAAAAGCGCTTTAGGTTTCTTCAATCCAAACGCGTACTTCAATATTATATTTCTTATTTTCTGCCATTTATCTTCGGATAAATAAGTATTAGAGTCTTGCAATAATACGTATTTTTACTTAATTGTAAATACGTAAAATGTTATTTTATTTGTTTGTCAGTGAAATAGCTTTGGTACAATGCGCAATAAATGTAAATTTGCGTCCATAATTAATTTAGTGAAAAGCCTTAGAACCTTAGTCACTTAGAATCTTAGTCACTTAAAATGAAATACAATCCAAACGAAATAGACGCCAAATGGCAGAAATATTGGGCAGAGAATCAAACTTTTGCTGCAAAAAACAATTCTGAAAAACCAAAGCATTATGTTTTAGACATGTTTCCTTATCCGTCTGGAGCAGGACTGCATGTTGGGCATCCGCTAGGGTATATTGCTTCAGATGTTTATTCTCGTTTCAAGAGACATCAGGGATTCAATGTTTTGCACCCAATGGGTTATGATAGTTTTGGATTGCCAGCTGAGCAATATGCAATTCAGACAGGGCAACGTCCGGAAGATACAACGCGTGTAAATATTGACGGTGGAGTAGATAAAGAAGGAAAGCAAATTGCAGGATACAGAAAACAATTAGATAAAATTGGATTTTCATTTGACTGGGCGCGTGAAGTGCGTACGTCAAATCCTGATTATTATAAGCATACACAATGGATTTTTATCCAATTATTTAATTCCTGGTACAATAAAAACACAGACAGAGCTGAAGATGTTTCGACTTTGACTGCCATTTTTGAGAAAGAAGGAAATGCAAACGTAAATGCAGTTTCTGATGATAATATTATTGCTTTTTCGTCAAGTGAATGGAATTCTTTTTCGTCAGATCAACAACAAAAAATCCTTTTGCAATACAGATTGACGTATTTAGCAGAAACCGAGGTAAACTGGTGTCCAGGTTTAGGAACTGTTTTGGCAAATGACGAAATTGTAAACGGAGTTTCTGAGCGTGGAGGCTTTCCTGTTATAAGAAAAAAAATGACACAATGGAGTATGCGAATTTCTGCTTATGCCGAACGCTTGCTTCAAGGTTTAAATGACATTGACTGGAGTGAGTCTATAAAAGAATCTCAAAGAAACTGGATTGGAAAATCAGTTGGTGCAATGGTTACTTTTAATGTGAAAAACCATGACGAAGTAATTGATGTATTTACAACAAGACCTGATACAATCTTTGGAGTTACTTTTATGACTTTGGCGCCAGAACATGATTTGGTGGCTAAAATTACAACTCCAGAGCAAAAAGAAGCTGTTGAAGCTTATATCGAAAAAACGTCAAAACGTTCTGAACGTGAGCGTATGGCCGATGTAAAAACTATATCTGGTGTATTTACAGGAGCTTATGCTGAACATCCTTTTACAAAAGAAGCTATTCCGGTTTGGATTGGAGATTATGTTTTAGCAGGTTATGGTACAGGAGCGGTTATGGCAGTTCCTTGCGGAGACGAAAGAGATTATGCTTTTGCTAATTTCTTTAAAGGTCAGAACGGAATGCAGGAAATAAAAAATATTTTCGCAAATGTCGATATTTCTGAAGCGGCTTATGGATCAAAAGACAATGTTGAAATTGCAAATTCTGATTTCTTAAACGGATTAAATTATAAAGAAGCGACTAAAAAAGCAATTGCTGAATTAGAAAAATTAGGTCAGGGAAAAGGAAGAACAAATTATCGTTTACGTGATGCTGTTTTCTCCCGTCAACGTTATTGGGGTGAACCATTTCCTGTTTATTATGTGAATGGACTTCCTAAAATGATTGATGCACAACACTTGCCAATTATTTTGCCAGAAGTAGAGAAATATTTACCAACAGAAGACGGTCTTCCACCATTAGGAAACGCAGCTGTTTGGGCCTGGGATACAAAACAAAATAAAGTTGTTAATACTGATTTGGTAGACAATGTTTCGATTTTTCCGCTTGAATTGAATACGATGCCAGGATGGGCGGGAAGTTCATGGTATTGGATGCGTTATATGGATGCGCACAATGAAAATGAAATGGCCAGCACAGAGGCGTTGAAATATTGGGAAAGTGTAGATTTATATATTGGAGGAAGCGAACATGCAACAGGACATTTATTGTATTCTCGTTTCTGGAATAAATTCTTAAAAGACAAAGGTTTTGCTCCAACCGAAGAACCATTCAAAAAACTGATTAATCAGGGAATGATTTTAGGAACAACGGCTTATGTTTACAGATTGGAAGGAACAAACACTTTTGTGTCTAAAAATAAATTGAAGGTCAAAATGTACAGCCAATTCGCGTAGATGTTCATTTTGTTAATTCATCGGATGAATTAAATATCGAAAAGTTCAAAGCCTGGAGAGAAGATTTCAATACAGCAGAGTTTATTTTTGATGAAAACGGAAAATACATTGTTGGCCGTGAAGTTGAAAAAATGTCCAAATCATATTACAATGTGGTAACGCCGGATGATATTTGTAATGAATTTGGTGCTGATACATTACGTTTGTATGAAATGTTTTTAGGGCCATTAGAGCAGGCAAAACCTTGGAATACTGCCGGAATTTCGGGAGTTTTTGGTTTCTTGAAAAAATTATGGAGATTGTATTTTGATGACAATGGTTTAATCGTAAACAACGACGAACCAACAAAAGACAACTTAAAATCATTGCATAAAACCATCAAAAAAGTAGCAGAAGATATCGAGAATTTCTCTTTCAATACTTCGGTTTCTCAGTTTATGATTTGTGTTAATGAATTGTCTTCTCAAAATTGTCATTCAAGAGCAATTTTAGAACCGTTAGCAATTTTAGTTTCACCATATGCACCTCATATTGCAGAAGAATTATGGTCGCAGTTAGGACACACAACTTCTATTTCAGAAGTGGCTTTCCCAATTTTTGAGGCAAGTCATTTAGTAGAGACTAATAAAGAATATCCAGTCTCGTTTAATGGAAAAATGCGTTTCACAATCGAATTGCCTTTGGATTTAACCAAAGAACAAATTGAGGAAATTATTATGAAAGACGAAAGAACACAAAAACAATTAGATGGCAGAACGCCAAATAAAGTGATTATTGTTCCTGGGAAAATCATCAACCTTGTAGGGTAATAATTTTAAAATTTCAATATAAAAATTCCAAATTCCAATTTTACGATTGGGGTTTGGGATTTTTTTTGCAGTTTTTTCCGCCACGAATTCACGAATTATTTTTGACAATCTTTGAGAATAAAAATTCGTGAATTGCTTCGCCTGTTCGCTATCGCTCGAGTCGTGGCAGAAAATTACCCGAATCAGTTTGGAATTTGGAATTTTTATATTGGAATTTCCCAAGTAAACATTGGAATTTGGAATTTTTTTATTGAAATTTTCATTTTCGTTGTAACATTTTAATAGTTGCCGTATCAAAAGCATGGATCCGATTTAATTAACAAAATTTATTGCTATTAGAATTTTAACAACTTAAAACTATTAAAAATGAAAAAGTATATCATCTTAATTATCGCATTCTTATTCTCGGCATTATGTTTAAATGTTTTTGCACAAACAAAATCATATCCTTTCGAAGTACTTAAAACCGGAAAAGGAAAACAGTCCATAATTTTTATTCCCGGATTTGCTTCTTCCGGAGAGGTCTGGAATGAAACAAAAACCGCATTCGAAAAAGATTATAGTTGTTACACTCTTACAATGGCAGGTTTCGCCGGAGTAAAGCCACAACCAAATCCATCATTTGAAAATTGGAAAACAGAAATCGCCAATTATATCAAAGAAAATAAAATAGAAAAGCCAATTCTTATCGGTCACAGTATGGGTGGGGGATTGGCGCTTGCTATTGCGGCCGATTATCCGGAATTAATTAAGAAAATTGTGGTGGTAGATGCACTTCCATGCCTGGCTGCGTTAATGGATCCGTCTTTCAAGTCAAAAGAAAATAATGACTGTACTGCAATGACGGATCAGATGACTGGTATGACAGATGCTCAGTTTCTTGAAATGCAGAAAAAAACAATGCCAAGACTTTTAGCAGATGTCTCAAAAATGGATATGGTTGTTGATTGGAGTGTAAAATCAGATAGAAAGACATTTGGTGAAATGTATTGTGATTTTTCAAATACAGATTTGAGAAATAAAATTACAGGTATAAAATGCCCATCATTAATTTTATTAGAATCTTATTTTATAAATTTAAAACCATCAATCGAAGGACAATATAAGAATCTGAAAACAGCAAATTTTCAATATGCAGATAAAGGATTACATTTTATAATGTACGACGATACAGCTTGGTATTTGGCACAGTTAAACACTTTTGTAAAATCGTAAGAATGGAATTTGAAGAAATCTATAAGACTTATTGGGACAGAATATTCAGGCTTTGCATGGGATTTGTAAACGATTATGATGCCGCACAGGATTTGGCTCAGGAAACTTTTATAATTGTATGGCAAAAGCTGGAAACTTTTAGAAACGAATCGGCTATTGGAACCTGGATTTTTAGAATTGCCTCCAATAACTGTCTGAGGCAGATTGAAAAGCAAAAACGCTTTCCAAAATCAGATTTACCAATTCATCTTTTTGAAGAAAAACAACAATCAATAGAGCCACAGATTCAGTTTTTGTATAAATGCATTGCAGAATTGCCTGAAACAGAGCGTATCATTATTTCATTAGAATTAGAAGATGTAAAGCAGGCAGAAATAGCCAGGATTATTGGGCTTTCTGAAGCGAATGTAAGGGTAAAAATTCACAGAATTAAAGAAAAACTGACTCAAAAATTTAAAGAAAATGGACAACGATAACAATATAGATTTTAAAGATTTATGGAAAAGACAATCTGTAAGTCAGCCAGACATGAAAGATTTATTATCAAGAGTAAGTGCGTTTAAAAAAGCAAGTTTAAGAAGTTTGTGGACAGCCAATATTTTACTGTTTTTTACAAGCGTATTTATTATTTTTATTTGGATATACTATCAACCAGAATTTGTTTCGACTAAAATTGGAATTGTATTAACGATTCTGGCAATGGTAATTTATTTGTTTGTTTATAATAAATTATTGATTCCTTACAAAAATATTGATGCAACACAAACCAATCAGGAATATTTGCAGAAACTGATTTTAATTAAAAAGAAACAGCAGCTTATGCAGACCAAAATGATGAGTTTGTATTTTCTGCTACTTGCAACTGGAATTTGTTTGTATATGTATGAATATGCAAGTAGAATGAGTGCTTTGGGAGCAAGTTTGTGTTACGGAATAACATTGACGTGGATGGCTTTTAATTGGTTTTATATCCGCCCAAAGCAAATCAAAAAACAGCAATCTAAACTAGATGCATTAATTGGGAAGTTTAAAGAAGTAAACGATCAATTGTTGTAGAAAACTTTGTTAAGTATTTAGACAGGCGCACTTTGATGCGTCTTTTTTATTTTGAACGGATTCTGTTTTGCTGTCTTAATTGCTGTTTTTGGTGTCAAAATGTCATTTTTTGAGTTTGGTTCAGAAATTGCGGTTTGTTTTGTGAATTTAAAAATCAATCTAAAAACATTTAAATATGGGAAGTGGATATTTAATAATTGCCGGAGCTATAATGTTGTTTAGCTGGCTGGTAAGTTCAAAACTAAAAAGTAAATTCGAATTATATTCTAAACTGCAATTACGAAACGGAATGAGCGGTGCAGAAATCGCTGAAAAAATGCTTGCAGATAATGGTATTACAGATGTTCGTGTAATCTCGACTCCGGGACAGTTAACAGATCATTATAATCCGTCTGATAAAACGGTGAATTTAAGTGAAGCGGTTTACAATCATCGTAATGCAGCGGCAGCTGCAGTAGCGGCTCATGAATGCGGACATGCTGTACAACATGCAATTGGTTATGAATGGCTGACAATGCGTTCAAAATTGGTTCCAATTGTAAGCGTTGCGTCAAATTATGTACAATGGATTTTGATTGCCGGAATTCTAATGATTAAAACTTTTCCTCAGTTATTATTAATAGGAATTGTAATTTTTGCTGCAACAACTTTGTTTTCGATTATTACTTTGCCGGTAGAATACGATGCGAGCAACAGAGCCTTGGCTTGGCTTGAAAATAAACATATGCTGACACAACAGGAGCAAGCAGGAGCAAAAGACGCTTTAAAATGGGCTGCACGAACTTATGTTGTGGCTGCGATTGGCTCTATAGCAACGTTGTTGTACTATATCTCGATTTATTCGGGGAACAGGAGAAACTAATTTGATAATTAGAAAATTAGCCAATTAGATAATTTATAGCAAACCCGACAGGTTTTTAAAACCTGTCGGGTTTTTGGCTTTTTATAAGTTAGTGTATTTTGAAATAATAAATAACAAAATCCATATTGCTATTACAATAAAAATACTGTTTTGGTACTGCCTCTCCTCTGATTTGTAAAGTTTGAAAATAAGGATTAAAACATAAATTATACTGATAGGAATTGAAAGTAGCAGCAATAATCCTCCCACACCGGGTGTGCAAGGTCCGCCTCGATCAATTTTATTCAGAATGAATGTCGCTGTAAAATATATTATGAAAAATAGTATTGTTTTTAATTCAGTCCGAATATTTGTCATGCGTTATTGGTTTTTTAATCGAGTATGTATTTTAATAAAATATAAAATATGACCCATATTGCAGTTACCATAAATAATGCATTTACATAATTTCTATTTCCAGATTTAAAAAATTTATAAAGTAAAAACATGCTGTAAATTATGCTCGCCGGAATTGACAATAAGAAAAATATATCACTAAGATTTGGGCCATGTGGACTACCAGTTGGCTGAAATGTTCTTATAAGGATATAAAATATATAAAAGGCAATAAACAACAGTATTGTTTTAATTTCAGGTCTAATGTTTTTCATTAAATGGAATTATCTAATTATCAAATTGACACATTCTCTAATTCTAAAGTTGAATTTGTCTGTCAATCTGCTGATCCAACGATATAAAAGTTTCGGTTCTCGAAACGCCTTCTATGGCTTGAATTTTGGTATTTAAAAGTTGCATTAGATGTTCGTTGTCGCGACAGATGATTTTGATCAGTACAGACCAGTTTCCGGTTGTGTAATGGCATTCCAGAACTTCGGGTATTTTTCTAAGATCTTTTACGGCTTCAGAGTTTCGGGAAGCTTTGTCCAGATAAACGCCAACAAACGCCATAGTGTTGTAGCCAAGAACTTTTGGATTTACAGTAAACTTAGAACCGGAAATAACGCCAGATTGTTCCAGTTTTTTTAAACGCTGGTGAATTGCGGCTCCCGATATTCCAATTTTATTGGCTATTTGCAGAATTGGTTTTCGGGCATCTTCCATTAAGTAACGTAGAATTTCTTTGTCGATGCCGTCAATTTCAATTATTAGAGAATTGATTTTCATAACTTGTAATTTGAAACTGTTTTGAGCGATTTGGGTTTAGAATAGAAATCAAATGTAGTTAAAATGGAATGAAAATGAAAATTTCAATATTGAAATTCCAAATTCCAATTTTTATTGGATTTGTTAATTAGAGGAAATTCTGAAAAAAAAGTATAGCCCATGGTTTCAACCATGGGAAACGGAAAGAGGAAAGAAATGATTAAAAACAAAAAATCCAAATCCCAAGTGATTAGTTTGGAATTTGGATTTTTAAAAATTGTATATTTTTTTCTTAGGTTTATTTTCCTTTGTTTGCTTCGGCTATGTATTTTTCAAGCGCCATTGTCATAGAAGGTGTTTCTGGTGTTGGAGCAAGAATATCAATTCTTAAACCATGATCTAATGCTTCTTTTTGAGTTGTGCTTCCAAATACTGCTATTCGGGTATTGTTTTGTTTAAAATCAGGGAAATTTTTAAACAATGATTTAATTCCAGTTGGGCTAAAGAACGCTAATACATCATAATACACATCAGCCAAGTCA
The sequence above is drawn from the Flavobacterium sp. N2038 genome and encodes:
- a CDS encoding alpha/beta fold hydrolase, giving the protein MKKYIILIIAFLFSALCLNVFAQTKSYPFEVLKTGKGKQSIIFIPGFASSGEVWNETKTAFEKDYSCYTLTMAGFAGVKPQPNPSFENWKTEIANYIKENKIEKPILIGHSMGGGLALAIAADYPELIKKIVVVDALPCLAALMDPSFKSKENNDCTAMTDQMTGMTDAQFLEMQKKTMPRLLADVSKMDMVVDWSVKSDRKTFGEMYCDFSNTDLRNKITGIKCPSLILLESYFINLKPSIEGQYKNLKTANFQYADKGLHFIMYDDTAWYLAQLNTFVKS
- a CDS encoding RNA polymerase sigma factor; translated protein: MEFEEIYKTYWDRIFRLCMGFVNDYDAAQDLAQETFIIVWQKLETFRNESAIGTWIFRIASNNCLRQIEKQKRFPKSDLPIHLFEEKQQSIEPQIQFLYKCIAELPETERIIISLELEDVKQAEIARIIGLSEANVRVKIHRIKEKLTQKFKENGQR
- a CDS encoding Lrp/AsnC family transcriptional regulator, whose translation is MKINSLIIEIDGIDKEILRYLMEDARKPILQIANKIGISGAAIHQRLKKLEQSGVISGSKFTVNPKVLGYNTMAFVGVYLDKASRNSEAVKDLRKIPEVLECHYTTGNWSVLIKIICRDNEHLMQLLNTKIQAIEGVSRTETFISLDQQIDRQIQL
- a CDS encoding zinc metallopeptidase; the encoded protein is MGSGYLIIAGAIMLFSWLVSSKLKSKFELYSKLQLRNGMSGAEIAEKMLADNGITDVRVISTPGQLTDHYNPSDKTVNLSEAVYNHRNAAAAAVAAHECGHAVQHAIGYEWLTMRSKLVPIVSVASNYVQWILIAGILMIKTFPQLLLIGIVIFAATTLFSIITLPVEYDASNRALAWLENKHMLTQQEQAGAKDALKWAARTYVVAAIGSIATLLYYISIYSGNRRN
- a CDS encoding thioredoxin family protein, with the protein product MKSIVAKALFNSHSYTEYRKLVTDLLLEGKSTGNEQSESLTNYSKLNETRMNRLEKTITISETVISKLQNLDNHYIWLVISEGWCGDAAQILPILNKMALASDKKVDLRIVLRDENEELMSHYLTNGGRAIPKVIVICKEAGIVRADWGPRPKGATELMEKHKREIGPIDEKIKTDLQLWYLADKGISVQEELVEIMENIQYNRL
- a CDS encoding undecaprenyl-diphosphate phosphatase; amino-acid sequence: MNTLQAIVLAIIEGITEFLPVSSTGHMIIASSFFGIAHEDFTKLFTIVIQLGAILSVVVLYFKRFFQTLDFYFKLLVAFIPAVVLGLLLSDFIDGLLENPVTVAVSLLIGGLILLKVDEWFNNPNTTENSQEITYLQAFKIGLFQCIAMIPGVSRSGASIVGGMSQKLSRTTAAEFSFFLAVPTMLGATVKKCYDYYKAGFELSHDQVNILIIGNIVAFIVALLAIKTFIGFLTKNGFKVFGYYRILAGIILLLIHFFIHPLTII
- the truB gene encoding tRNA pseudouridine(55) synthase TruB; the encoded protein is MTPEEYLNGQVLLIDKPLKWSSFQAVNKLKYLLINKVGLPKKFKIGHAGTLDPLATGLLLICTGKFTKRISELQGQAKEYTGTFYIGATTPSYDLETEIDQTFPTEHINEALIHETVKQFLGEIDQKPPIFSAIKKDGVRLYEHARAGETVEIASRKTTIHEFEITRIALPEVDFRVVCSKGTYIRSLAFDFGKAMNTGSHLTVLRRTKIGEYDVKNAIDITLFEESLK
- a CDS encoding DUF3098 domain-containing protein, with translation MKNNNELQDKHEFLFDSINYKILLIGIVVIALGFILMSGGGSNDPNVFNEDVFSFRRIRLAPTTVLIGFGITIYSIFKKSK
- a CDS encoding cell division protein FtsX — its product is MSSNFDKFQKRRLISSYFSVVLSVFLVLFLLGVLGLFIINSKKLANDFKEKIAMTVFFKNEANDSVIKAFNTELKRAPFAKSYVYVSKERAAKEHTDIIGEDFLTFLGENPLLNSYDIHLKADYVERDSISKIESNLRQNTMIEDIVYDKQLVNLVNDNIKKVSMWILIISGFLAVIAVLLINSSLRLSIHSNRFIIKTMQMVGATKSFIRKPFVTRSIKLGMLGAVLAIIALIALLLYVETNFPGLGILEDKVLIGLVLLAVFALGVLITWVSTHFATQRFLNLRTDDLY